The DNA sequence ACTGCAGCAGGGACAGGGGCTATTTCTGCCGATTTTGTCCGGAGTTTTGTCTAGCGCCTTGAGGTCACCTGAAATGTAGAGCCACTGGCCATTTTCTTTCACAAAGCTGACCTCATGAAGAGTAACAACGTTGTGTTTAGATTGCCCAACAGCTATGATGTGGCAGACATGGATGTGGTACTTAATAGTTATTAACAACAAAAAGGAGATACTTATGACATTTTTTAAAAAGAGGGCGGTTTTGCTGGTTCCGGCATTGCTGGTGATTGCTTTGGCTTCCCCCTGTCAGGCTGCGGTGGAAACTGAAACGGTTAGCACGTACAAGGGGAAAGGCGGGGCCTTAGACACAGCCGTGTCAGGTGATGGGAAGTTCTTTTATGTGTTGGCGCCAAACGGGACTATTGAAATTTTTCCGACAGACGGTGGCCCCAAGGAGGAAGTCAAATTTGACGGGAAAGCTGATAAAGTGGCGGTCTCTGAAAGTGGTGATATACTTTTTTTGACTGATTCCGCCTCTGGAACTACCCGTTTGATGTCGGTAGAGTATGTTCAATCTTTTGATCTGGCAGGGGCACCATACAAGGGTCCTGAAAATGCCCCGGTGTCTTTGGTGATCTTCAGTGATTTCCAATGACCGTACTGCGCAAAGGTTCTACCTTTACTTGAGCAGGTGCTCAAGCTTTACCCGAATGATGTGAAACTGGTCTTTAAAAATTTTCCACTGCGGAGTCATCAGTTTGCTGAAGCGGCTGGCCTAGCTGCATTAGCGGCTGGCAAGCAAGGGAAATTCTGGCAAATGCATGACGCGATTTTTGAAAATTATAACAAGCTGAATAATGAGAAGATTACTGAGCTTGCGCAGCAAATTGGTCTCGATATGGTAAAATTTGAAGCCGACAGCAATGATACGCAGTTGAAAAAACAGGTTCAGCTTGACCTTCAGAGTGGTTATGCTGCTGGAGTAAGAGGAACCCCAACTCTTTTCGTGAACGGAAGAAGAGTTAAGCAACGAAGTGTGGAAGGTTTGAGGCAAATGGTCGATAAGGAGTTGGCTAATCGTTAACGGCCTGTTACCGTACGCAACCGTAAAACAACAACACCCCGGAAGGTTCGTCCTTTTGGGGTGTTGTTGTTTTATTAGGTCTCAATTGCAAGTGGCGAGTAATTTTTTCTGTAGATATCTGCCAGAGTCAGAAAGGCTGTAATGATGTGAGGGCCGTAAATGATTCCCAGCACACCAAAGACGCTCAAGCCGCCAATGATAGACAGGAAAACAATTAAGGTGTGCATTTTGACCTGACTGCCGACAAGTTTGGGCTTTAGCAGGTACTCGATGCTCATGGAGAGTATAAAGTAAAAAACAAGTAGAAAAACAGCTTGGCCAATCTGCCCTTTCAAGAAAAAAATTATCGCCGTCGGGATCAGGACTACGCCAATTCCGACAATTGGTAAAAAGGCCATGATCCCCATGATGCCGCCCCACATGACGGGTGAACCGATTTGCAGGTAGGCAAAGACTATTCCGCCAAGGACACCTTGGATCAACCCGCAAACACCGTTACCGACGAGGATTGCCTGGGCAATTTTCTGAAATTTACTGATCAGTTGTTCTTCCTGGTTATCGGGAAGAGGTGAAAGCTGTAGGATAAAGTCAACCAGTTTGTCGTAATCGATCAAAAGAAAAAATATGATGAGTATCATCAACGAAAAATCGACGATAAAATTAATAATATTGGCGGCCCAGGAACTGGCCTGATTGTAAAGGAACAGGGCCACTGTGCGGGAATATTCTGCGAGATTTTGACTGATGTCGTCGGCGGTGAAAGTTATTCCTAAGCTATGAAGGTGCTCCTGGGCCGAAATGAACAGAGTGTTGCTCTGGGTAAGTTCTTTTAATTTAAGGGTGAAATTTATCTCTTTCATGTATTGGAATTGAGCAAAGGCCTCGTTGGATAATGAGATGACAAAAAACGTAAGGGGTATGAATACCAGTAGGACAATGAGAAAGCAGGTGAGAAGCGAAGCAAAAGTGCTGGATGTGTAGCGATTTATATAACGGTAAATGGGGCGGAAGGTATTGACCAACAGAAAAGATAGAATAAATGTTGAGATGAAAGGCCAGAACAGTCTGCCAACAAGCAGTATGGCTATTGTGAAAAGAAGGAGGAAATATTTAAGCGCATGTTTGCTTACTG is a window from the Desulfobulbaceae bacterium genome containing:
- a CDS encoding AI-2E family transporter, with protein sequence MAHNSVSKHALKYFLLLFTIAILLVGRLFWPFISTFILSFLLVNTFRPIYRYINRYTSSTFASLLTCFLIVLLVFIPLTFFVISLSNEAFAQFQYMKEINFTLKLKELTQSNTLFISAQEHLHSLGITFTADDISQNLAEYSRTVALFLYNQASSWAANIINFIVDFSLMILIIFFLLIDYDKLVDFILQLSPLPDNQEEQLISKFQKIAQAILVGNGVCGLIQGVLGGIVFAYLQIGSPVMWGGIMGIMAFLPIVGIGVVLIPTAIIFFLKGQIGQAVFLLVFYFILSMSIEYLLKPKLVGSQVKMHTLIVFLSIIGGLSVFGVLGIIYGPHIITAFLTLADIYRKNYSPLAIET
- a CDS encoding thioredoxin domain-containing protein, with the protein product MLKLYPNDVKLVFKNFPLRSHQFAEAAGLAALAAGKQGKFWQMHDAIFENYNKLNNEKITELAQQIGLDMVKFEADSNDTQLKKQVQLDLQSGYAAGVRGTPTLFVNGRRVKQRSVEGLRQMVDKELANR